Proteins co-encoded in one Prunus persica cultivar Lovell chromosome G6, Prunus_persica_NCBIv2, whole genome shotgun sequence genomic window:
- the LOC18773432 gene encoding uncharacterized protein LOC18773432: protein MCSYLIGLKPEPSKYQYKNQNLPHLLFLITLSEFSIPSNPSFVSVQKLVRVSLAEMNEPKYGYPYAAQGQGGYYQGPPVMAPPQYAAPPPRREPGFLEGCLAALCCCCLIDECCCDPSVLFFF, encoded by the exons ATGTGTTCATATTTAATTGGTTTGAAACCAGAACCTTCTAAATATCAGTATAAAAACCAGAACCTTCCCCATCTGCTCTTCCTCATAACCCTCTCAGAGTTCTCCATCCCCTCAAATCCGTCCTTCGTTTCAGTCCAAAAACTTGTCCGCGTTTCATTAGCAGAGATGAACGAACCAAAGTATGGTTATCCCTACGCTGCTCAAGGTCAAGGAG GTTATTACCAAGGCCCTCCAGTAATGGCACCTCCACAGTATGCTGCTCCACCACCCAGGAGAGAACCAGGATTCCTTGAGGGATG TCTTGCTGCTCTGTGTTGCTGCTGCCTTATTGACGAGTGTTGCTGCGATCCCTCcgtcctctttttcttttag